The Sesamum indicum cultivar Zhongzhi No. 13 linkage group LG6, S_indicum_v1.0, whole genome shotgun sequence genomic interval TCGAACATTTTGCccagtgttttttttttatcatatccTACAtgagaaaagaatatatatcCGAGACTAAGCAATGATTTTAATGCCTCTGAAAAGAATTAACTAGTGCAAATGTTTGAGCTTATTTGTTTATCTCTCTGCTCATGAAAGTGAAACTACAGCAGGAACTCAATCAAGCATCTCATCTCTAGTACTAGTTCTTGGCTTACTTCACACTTTATGGACATTAATTGTATCAGTTTGATGCACATAAACATCACTTCATTTCGTTGCAAATTACTTCATACCGAAGAATTTCGACCTCTTTGGTCCTTACCTCATTCCATCTAAGAGAGGTTTCTGTTCAACCCCATCCAAATGGTTGGACCAAATTGCTTAATCAATCCATCTTCAAGAAGCTTTTCAGCTTCAACTTCTGGAAGTGTGACCGAGACCACTCTACTGCATGCCCCGTCGCCTCCTGGTGATGGAAGGATAAGTATCTGCCCTGCTCCAGCCACTGGCTCAATATAGTACGACACACGAAGTGGGCTTGAATTCTCCTCAAAGATTGCAGAATATGAGTCCACGTTCTCCAAATTGGCACATATCAAACATGAACCATTCATGCATGAAGGATTCTTTTCCCAGTTTTCTTGTTCCAACCACTCAATCAAGTCCATAACCTCATCTCTATCTGTCTTTGAAACCGCTTCTTTGATAAAACCGGCAGCTCTAGATAGGTCAGTTTCTTGTATTCCATCTCCCTTCACCCTGTTATAAACCATGCAGTTCCCAAAGAAGCCCTTCTCCAAGCCTAGCACTTTCCGCACGTCCAAACATAAAGACATGTCGACTAAGGCACTCTTCATTCCCTTTACCTTGCTGATACGTGTCCAGAATAGAGCAGCCAGGGCTTCAAATGGGGTCAGGCTCTGTTCAGAGTTATGTGCATTTGTAGCTCTAGCCATGGCAATGCAAATTTTTACCATTTGTTGAttgaaatttagtgtaataGTCGTTTGTTTTGTTTCGGATGCTTGAACTGAATTTTCTTTAGCTGATTTATAGTGGTTGATCGAGTGAAAGTTTCTGTTCTTTTTTCCTGTTCTTGGAGGTGGCAAGGGGTGGAAGAAAGGTGGAGCTATAATCTCACCATGCAGCGTCACATCAGCCCATGCTTTGATCATCATGGCCGCGCAAGTAGGATCAGAGAGTAGATGTGTGCAGCTCAAACCTATTGCTAGTCCACCACCCTCAAATTCAGTGATCTGGAAATAAAGTGAATTCAAAGAGAAGTCCAATTGGTATTCAATCAAAAAGCATTTCTCTGTATGCTAATTCTTCCATACCTGAACATAAAAGGTAGACCAGAAGTATGGCCTGTGAAACATGTCCTCCCAGTGAACTAGCTTGAGCTCTTTTTCTCTATCCACATTCTTCAGCCACTCGTCAATGGTCCCTTCCACTCTTGCTTCTACCATTCTTACCCCTGAATCGTTGCATTTGATCGTCCAGTCTCCTTCTGACGTCCTCAACAGTCGTCCTGTAACTACTGGAAAAGCAGATAGCATAGCAGATATCGATTCTCTAAGCTTCTTAGTCAGTTCTCCAGCCCTTCTCCTTGTTTGAAGACTATAATAGAACACTACACGAAGATGATTATGTTCCATTACTCGATCAAGAATTGATAGAGGGCTGAATTGTCCAGCTTGCACTGGTTTAGTGCTGCTCACCGTTCGTTTACAGATAAATGAAACTTCAGCCATTGAACAGAACTTTTTAGTGGTATCTGGTGTGATATTGAGTTTGTATCAGTATATGCAGCATTTGTCGGTTCTTTATTCGTGGGGGGAGGGGAAAAACCCATCCCATAATTGCTGGGAAATGAATTTCTCATGACTTATTGTCAGTTAGGTAGCATGCCAGACTTTTGTTTCATTGAGTCAAAAGCTTTTGATAAGAGCAATTGCCACAACTGATTTTAGCTTTTCCAACCAATTTAGGTGAAGTTGCCTGCCAAAACATCTCTTCTGCCTCATAGATATACTTCTCCGTTGCTGACTTAAACTActtcttattcttttatgaagtcgaacaatatataaatattgggtTCCAAAAAAACTTCTTAATTCACTCAGCCTTGGCTGTTTATAagttgttttgaatttttttgtagattATTAACTTATTCTGGAAATCCGACGTAATTAAcactaatatttatgatacATTCTGTCTATATACCCCGTCTCAGAAATGCTGTTTGTTGTGTGTCAATAAGCTTATAGTTAGTCCAAAAATGTCAACTTTACTCTTTACCTGCTACGTGCTACGGGACAATGTCTAGGAAATGAGTCATTTTCACCTCTAGAAAGAATCGAGCCAGCTCTAAGAACGACAAAGAATAATACAAAGAAGGGGCTTTCATTGTGTTCCTTCTCAGTTTCTCAGATGATGCATATGAGAAAAGCTCAAAGCTCCTATCTTGCTATAATATTGAATCAACGTCATTTTCATGTTTGTCCTTTCTTGTAGACTTAAAATTAACCTTCTTCTTATGTATTGTAAGTTGCATTTTTATGAGGTCTCTCCAAGATTCATTTTTCACTCCAACTTTACTCAGGAGAAAATTATGGGAGCTAACTGTTGTGTTTTTGTGAACAAGTCGAATGTCGAGATGGAACTCAGGGTTTTCCTCCCACCAGCGCGGCCTGATAAATACAGGAAAATCATCAGGGTTAAAGCTGGTGAagtgaaattcttgaagactACAAAGTTGTGCTGTGAGGACTCAGGGCCCGAACAAACTGCTCACCTGATGATTTTCGTCAGTGGAGTCTACACCGGGGCGACCCTATATCCATCTCATATCAAGAAGTACGCAAAAATCCTTGGCTATCTGGACGACAACGGCCTTGTTGACATCAAAGGCATCAGCATCAGATTTCCCACCTTCTGTAGGCTGATCAAGTATTACAGCTTCCCAACTTTTTCAATACTCTTTTAGTCCAAATTTTGATGTAACTACTGCAGTTAATATTCATATtgatttagctattttgttCTTCTTAGGCGAAGCTGGAATATGGTCCTGTTTCTTAACTGAAAGGTTGGCCTACAgaagactatatatatatatgtagttcATCACCTTCAGAGTTCTGTATGCCGTTTTCTTTCTATATTCCAACGGCATTAAATAAAGCATATGGATTAATAATGGAGCTACAAGCCTACACGTGAATGAAGCACGGTCTAGCAACGGTGAATGGTTTATGCAAATGTAGTAGCAAGTGTACACCAAGAAGCCCCTGATATCGTATCGGCTATGGGTTCAGCTAATTTGGTGTTATTTCTCTGTGTTGTACGCCTGAAATGGCCGTATTTTCGTTTGTGCTTGTTATTCCGGTGCACTTCTATTTAGAGTTAATTGTGTGAAAATCCATTTATACAATGTGACAAAGAACTGTAAGTCAGAGCAACCAGACAACTATGCTGTAGGAGGACTTAAAACTTGTGTGCATATCCTGGAGTTACATAATCATTGTACCAGTATTACTTTAACTATGTAATAAGCAAGACGAGATCAGGTCGAAAGTAAAGAATGAAGTCTTAAGAACTTATACTGCATATGTGCAAACTTTtgcaaacaaaataataaagaaaaaatcacaaaattgtATACCATgaggaggaaaaaggaaagCTAATCCATGTAgaaatcatttgaattttttcaagcATCCTATCCAATTCTTGATGTTAATGAAAGcttcaataaaaagaaatacaaaataaaagaataacaaaataagagaaataaagctgtttgtgtgtgtgtgtgtgtttcagAATCTAGAATTCATTAGCTTGCAATTCACAGACAATTTCGGACCAATTTGAAGCAAAActagaaatgaagaaatggaTACAACACTTGTCAAAAGGAACTATGCGTCTTCAGCACGAAAAACTAAGAACCGTATAAAAGTTACAGCAGGCAAATGGCCGCCCCACCTGACAACTCCAGTTCTTTATATAGCGGAACGGCAGTGAAGGGCCCGTCTTCATCTGCAGTGTAGCACGAAGAACCAGAGGGAGCCTGAATCTGCTGAAACCGATCCGCATCGCCCCGGACTCCTCCGATCTTCACTCCTCTTCTTTTAACACTGTAGCCAAGGATATTTGCGTGAATCCGGTATGTGATCCGCTTACTTTGATCCGAAACTTGGGTCAAATAGTTCGCTTGCTTATGTATATGCGTCCACGCAGAGATCTTTGGCTATCAGGGAATGGAGGAATGGAGATGAGAGGTGACCCCGGATCCGATTTGAATCGGTTTCAACGGGTCTCATGTTCACTCTTGCTCTTGAAGTACTCTAATGTAGGGTTTCGAGAAACATTGTTTCAAAAGTTGAACTCTTGATATGATAGAATATCACTTGATTCATGATGATAGGTATAAATAAATCTTGTTCAGGGTTATAGGAATTTCCTATTCATGTGATGCATATtatattctttgaaatttgatattttgtccGTCTGTTTGGTTATGCTCTGTGTTTTTAAGGCTTGCAGGTATTAAGAAAGATTAGACGAAAAGGAATGGTTACTAGGAAATAGAACAATTGTAGGATGTGTATAAGTTTGAATATATTAGATGTTGTGTGTTTCAATATCAACATacaatatcatcaaattcagacAACACATACAATTACTGAAAAGGGGTCTGATTCTCAGTACATATAATGGCAAAAGCTGGAAGGAAGTGGTATACACTGTCACTTCAATATGGATGGAATATCAGAAAAGTAGGGGATGTTCCTTAGCTGCAGTACTTTGCTTTCCTCTTGACTTGCTGCCATGGGATCAAAGAGCCCCTGATCAGGGATTTGTAAGCGTTGCTTTATACCCCCCCAGTCATCGTGAGAACAGAACTTGCTCTGAGGCCACCGGCAGTCTTGTAGACTGATGTTCTTTAAGGGCTGAGCTCAGGTTCTCGATGCCCTATTTCTCAAGGCTTTTGCCCAAGATGGTAACATCCAGAATCGACATGTTTGTGCTTCTTGCACCATGAGGACTTATGGAGTGAGCTGCATCTCCAATCAAAACCGCATTGTCCCAATAGAATTGATTTAATCTCTCACTATCATATATGGCATTCAAGAAAGGCTCTTTGGTTTCACGCATTACTTTAACCAGTTCAGGTATCCAGACCTCTGCTGCTTCATACATCTTCTCAATCATGGAGTTGCTAACATTTGTGGTAACTGAGTTTCCCTGAGTTCAATCATCAAAGTAAAAACATGGACTAAACTCTTTATGTTCAGTTATTATCTATTTTGGGAGTGAACTGAATCTTTACAAGCTTCAATACATCAGGTTTTCGACTAAGATACCTCAATTTGAACCACGAATGTAAGAGTAGAAAATATGTATACCTTAAAGTCTGGCTCTTGTTGATTAAGATACCAGATCCAGTTGATTCTTTGGTTGATTAACTCGTAAAAGATGGCATGACCTTCTGAACCTATGTCAAAATAGTTACAGTTCCCAAGATCAGGGTGTGCGTTCTTGAGTGCCAGTGTGGTTTCTGACTTCTCATTGCCCGCCAGTGTGGTTTCTGACTTCTCATTGTCCGAAAAATCAAAGACCCCTTTCCATGCGCAATAACCTGAACATCTACGAGACGTATCCTTTCAGGCAACAAAACGCTGGAAACCCAAAACTTGTTTCAgaacaaaaacacacaaaaagcAGTGAGTTAGTTACAAACCTCAGTTTAAAGTTCGGAAGTATTTGCGTATAGAAAGAGATGCAACCATCAGCAGCAACAAGCAAATCACCAACTAACTCGACTGTTTCATCAGTTTGGAGCACTTCAGCTCGCACTTTTACTCAAGTTTTATTGTCGGAAATGCCAAAGGAGAGACACAAATGTTCCCAAAGAAACCTCTGGTGGTAAGGAGTAGTAGAGAGTGCTATGGAGATCAGCCAGTGAACTGCTCTAAAATTGAAAGTCTGGTTTCTGGTCAGCGTCCgtgtaattttcttctaacCATCTGTTGCTTGTTCCTATATTCAAGTAATGGTATGACGCAGAAAACTTATTTGcttcaattctttttcaaGTGATTGATTAAGgtctaatttcaatttttccaaaataaacTTAGCTGTTTATATTCGAATCTTTTGATGGACAATAGTGACTCTCCTTTCTGGGATAAGACGTATAGTTGCAGACTACTGTAAATGTTGAATCATACGAGAAAGAAGCTTAGTggctaaaaattattttttcattttataaaatcaattgTTTTATAGGCACACGAGTcctaattaaaaagataaatattccCCTCAAGTATCAAACTTCTTCATCACATTTACCACCAAGAATTCCAGTATTATCATTTAGACCATGAccaacataatttttcatttctcaaCGAATAACATTTCACTTTAACTACTCATCAAAACCGTAAAAAAACCACGTCATAAAGTTTCCTTGTCCATTTTGATGCACGCAGTTTCTGCAGTCCTGAATGGAGAAACGTAACTTACGTGCTCAATAGTCATGGGCAGAATGATCCTTTGGAGGAGTTCAGATTGTTTTATCCACGGCTCGATGAGTTTCAGAGATACCGTTTCAAGTCCAAGCCCAGCACCAGTGGCACAACTATTTGGAGGAGAGCATGTCTTCTCCAGCACCACCACCTCCCACCCAGCAGTAATCAGGGCGTATGCACAAGAAATCCCTGCTATGCTGCCTCCCACAACCACTGCTTTGCCTGCCTTCCTGTTTTCTTCATCTCTGTGCAAACACTGTTTTTCTGTGTGTTTTGACTCTTGAGAAAGGTTGGAATCTATAAAAACCAAGAACACTTAGTGGAAGAGTGCACATCAGGAATTACCATATGGCTGCATTCTCATTGAACTGTTCACACATTGatccaattataaaattagtctGAGTTTAAAATGAGGGTTGTGGCATAATAGCATGTGAAGATTTTGGCAGGTAGCAGACGAGCTCTATGATTTCATTTCACGGAAATCTTTTTGcttgattaattattcattgATAATTCTatcattattgtatttatttcagTCCTAAATCAAGTGATAGTGACATGCATTATCTggaatttatttcataaagtataatttcaatcttttttagaACTTTAAAACCTTTTCAAAGAGCTATGATTGCTTTAGCTCGTAAACACTTGAACTAAGAAAACTTATGCTTTATCTCACAGCTTGATTATCCATTCTGCAGTTGATCCTTATGTTATTGCTTCTAGATTGTATCTGAATTACATAACT includes:
- the LOC105164822 gene encoding protein ECERIFERUM 26-like, with amino-acid sequence MAEVSFICKRTVSSTKPVQAGQFSPLSILDRVMEHNHLRVVFYYSLQTRRRAGELTKKLRESISAMLSAFPVVTGRLLRTSEGDWTIKCNDSGVRMVEARVEGTIDEWLKNVDREKELKLVHWEDMFHRPYFWSTFYVQITEFEGGGLAIGLSCTHLLSDPTCAAMMIKAWADVTLHGEIIAPPFFHPLPPPRTGKKNRNFHSINHYKSAKENSVQASETKQTTITLNFNQQMVKICIAMARATNAHNSEQSLTPFEALAALFWTRISKVKGMKSALVDMSLCLDVRKVLGLEKGFFGNCMVYNRVKGDGIQETDLSRAAGFIKEAVSKTDRDEVMDLIEWLEQENWEKNPSCMNGSCLICANLENVDSYSAIFEENSSPLRVSYYIEPVAGAGQILILPSPGGDGACSRVVSVTLPEVEAEKLLEDGLIKQFGPTIWMGLNRNLS
- the LOC105164823 gene encoding uncharacterized protein LOC105164823, which codes for MFVLSCRLKINLLLMYCKLHFYEVSPRFIFHSNFTQEKIMGANCCVFVNKSNVEMELRVFLPPARPDKYRKIIRVKAGEVKFLKTTKLCCEDSGPEQTAHLMIFVSGVYTGATLYPSHIKKYAKILGYLDDNGLVDIKGISIRFPTFCRLIKRSWNMVLFLN